In the genome of Phycisphaerales bacterium, one region contains:
- the dacB gene encoding D-alanyl-D-alanine carboxypeptidase/D-alanyl-D-alanine-endopeptidase, which produces MAGRTGVRGIVWGLTPARAASAATRWVSRIAAWLLLALPGAAALYAQAASQSDGLDAALQRALRPLVARVPANSQLGLVIADAASNETLFVHQGDTLLKPASVLKIFVAAAALEHFGPEFEYRTDVYLHERQLWVRGGGDPGLGDGRIARKYDRNLNHHFDEWAAALRAAGVTELERVVLDDSIFDEEWTNAAWPVSQADRWYQAPVGGLNLNDNCLDVVVVVRNGQVEVQLQPDLPATLLRNELTAGGKHGPTIRRAADSDVFELRGAVTQRGELRAVAVRQPTIFFAHALKQALETRGIRVAGPVTRRTLTVAECAAARPLASNRTHLRDVLWRVNTFSQNMFAEALLKSLSAYAPDGRRTGTPGSWSGGERELRALLGRIRLNVDSAVFVDGSGLSHTNRVTAGQIVELLVRMHSHRYANAFRESLARAGEVGSMRTRYRDPALVGRMIGKTGSLSGVATVAGYLTRDDGRVLAFAALINGPAPDDLLRNIARAIVTASP; this is translated from the coding sequence ATGGCAGGGAGGACTGGGGTGCGTGGGATAGTCTGGGGATTGACGCCGGCGCGTGCGGCGAGCGCCGCTACGCGGTGGGTGAGCCGTATAGCAGCGTGGTTGCTCCTCGCATTGCCAGGGGCGGCCGCGCTGTACGCGCAAGCTGCCTCACAGTCGGATGGACTCGATGCGGCATTGCAGCGCGCGCTCCGTCCACTGGTAGCGAGGGTTCCTGCGAATTCCCAACTGGGTCTGGTCATTGCCGATGCCGCAAGCAACGAGACGCTCTTCGTTCATCAGGGCGACACCCTGCTCAAGCCGGCGAGTGTTTTGAAGATCTTCGTGGCTGCCGCCGCGCTCGAACACTTCGGCCCTGAATTCGAGTACCGCACGGACGTCTACCTGCACGAACGGCAGCTTTGGGTGCGAGGCGGCGGTGACCCGGGCTTGGGGGATGGCCGGATTGCCCGCAAGTACGACCGTAATCTCAATCACCACTTCGATGAGTGGGCCGCGGCCTTGCGGGCCGCGGGTGTCACCGAACTGGAGCGCGTCGTTCTTGACGACTCGATCTTCGACGAGGAGTGGACCAACGCGGCCTGGCCGGTGTCCCAGGCGGACCGCTGGTACCAGGCCCCCGTGGGCGGCCTGAACCTCAACGATAACTGTCTCGACGTCGTGGTCGTAGTGCGCAACGGTCAAGTCGAGGTCCAGTTGCAGCCGGACCTGCCGGCAACGCTCCTTCGAAACGAACTCACGGCCGGCGGAAAACACGGCCCCACGATACGGCGGGCCGCGGATAGCGATGTGTTCGAGCTCCGCGGGGCGGTCACGCAACGTGGGGAACTGCGCGCCGTGGCTGTTCGCCAGCCGACCATCTTTTTCGCGCACGCCCTCAAGCAGGCGCTCGAAACCCGCGGCATTCGTGTCGCGGGGCCGGTGACGCGCAGGACCCTGACGGTGGCCGAATGTGCCGCGGCCCGGCCCCTGGCATCCAATCGTACACACCTGCGCGATGTGCTTTGGCGGGTGAACACCTTCAGCCAGAACATGTTTGCCGAAGCCCTCCTGAAGTCGCTTTCGGCCTACGCTCCGGACGGACGGCGAACCGGAACACCTGGAAGTTGGTCCGGCGGCGAACGCGAACTTCGCGCGCTGCTCGGGCGCATCCGCTTGAACGTTGATTCTGCGGTCTTCGTGGACGGCAGCGGCCTCAGCCATACCAACCGCGTGACTGCCGGGCAGATCGTAGAACTGCTGGTGCGTATGCACTCCCACCGGTACGCGAATGCATTCCGTGAGAGTCTTGCGCGGGCGGGGGAGGTTGGCTCGATGCGGACGCGCTATCGCGACCCGGCCCTCGTGGGGCGCATGATTGGAAAGACCGGCTCGCTGTCCGGTGTCGCCACGGTCGCCGGGTATCTCACCCGGGACGATGGCCGCGTGCTGGCGTTCGCTGCGCTCATCAATGGTCCCGCCCCGGACGACCTGCTGAGGAACATCGCCAGGGCGATTGTGACTGCCAGTCCATGA
- the lpxC gene encoding UDP-3-O-[3-hydroxymyristoyl] N-acetylglucosamine deacetylase: protein MNRQTTIQREVELAGRGLFTGFPVHVRFRPASPGTGVTFVRTDQPQPVRIAARVENLAKRARRTTLRNGTAAIETVEHCLAAVRGLGIDNVIIEMNNAELPAGDGSSMPFVVALQSAGLQEFEIERNVLHVTEPVRVREDDAELVAWPGEPNRLEVIYELDYGPQSPIGHQIFNFGLEPERFLEQIAPARTFVLEEEAQALRAAGLGTHLTYADILVIGREGPIENQYRYENECVRHKILDLVGDLMLAGCFVCGKIYARKSGHHLNHELIRKLLEIRTRQQLRKRLVGAPELDIRAVSRILPHRFPMLLIDRVIEMDADRRAVGIKNVTINEPFFQGHYPRQPIMPGVLIIEAMAQLGGILLSQKLEHTGKVAILLSLDRAKFRRPVGPGDQLVIEAQSVRVKARTGQCQCSAHVGGELVAEAMIRFMLVDADPT, encoded by the coding sequence TTGAATCGGCAAACAACCATCCAGCGTGAAGTCGAGCTGGCAGGCCGTGGCTTGTTCACCGGCTTCCCCGTGCATGTGCGCTTCCGACCGGCCAGCCCCGGAACGGGCGTTACGTTTGTGCGCACCGATCAGCCCCAGCCCGTGCGCATCGCAGCCCGGGTGGAGAATCTGGCCAAGCGGGCGCGCCGCACGACGCTACGGAATGGAACGGCTGCCATCGAGACAGTGGAACACTGCCTCGCGGCGGTGCGGGGACTCGGCATCGACAATGTCATCATCGAGATGAACAACGCCGAACTGCCCGCCGGTGACGGCAGTTCCATGCCTTTCGTGGTGGCCCTGCAGTCGGCTGGCCTGCAGGAGTTTGAGATCGAGCGGAATGTGCTGCACGTCACCGAGCCGGTACGCGTGCGGGAAGATGATGCCGAGCTGGTGGCGTGGCCCGGGGAGCCCAATCGCCTGGAGGTCATCTATGAGCTCGATTACGGCCCCCAGAGCCCCATCGGGCACCAGATTTTCAACTTTGGACTGGAGCCGGAGCGTTTCCTGGAGCAAATCGCACCAGCTCGGACTTTCGTGTTGGAGGAAGAAGCCCAGGCCCTCCGGGCCGCCGGCCTGGGCACGCACCTGACCTATGCGGATATCCTCGTCATCGGGCGTGAGGGGCCGATCGAGAACCAGTATCGCTACGAGAATGAATGCGTCCGCCACAAAATACTCGACTTGGTCGGCGACCTGATGCTGGCGGGCTGCTTCGTCTGTGGCAAGATCTACGCCCGCAAGTCAGGGCATCACCTGAATCACGAGCTGATTCGTAAACTGCTCGAAATCCGCACCCGGCAACAACTTCGCAAGCGACTGGTCGGCGCTCCCGAGTTGGATATTCGGGCGGTCTCCCGCATCCTGCCGCACCGCTTTCCGATGCTGTTGATCGATCGTGTGATCGAGATGGATGCGGATCGCCGCGCGGTCGGCATCAAAAACGTCACGATCAATGAACCCTTCTTCCAGGGACATTACCCGCGGCAGCCCATCATGCCCGGGGTGCTGATTATCGAGGCGATGGCACAGTTGGGCGGCATTCTGCTTTCGCAGAAGCTCGAGCACACCGGCAAGGTTGCCATCCTGCTAAGTCTCGATCGTGCCAAGTTCCGTCGCCCGGTGGGTCCGGGCGACCAGTTGGTGATTGAAGCACAATCAGTTCGCGTGAAAGCGCGTACCGGTCAATGCCAGTGTAGTGCCCATGTTGGTGGTGAGCTGGTGGCCGAGGCCATGATTCGTTTTATGCTGGTCGACGCCGATCCGACTTGA
- a CDS encoding sigma-70 family RNA polymerase sigma factor, whose translation MDARQGQITSLLAAVRNGNSAAREELWHTVYAELHQIAQARLSREVRHPDLQTTVLVQEAYLRLAGSNGTVLPEDRRQLHAFAANAMRQFLIDHARKRRALKRGGGRVALGAMEAVEAPGDPADILAVDEVLEQLRRNDPRKAEIVQLRFYGGLQIDEIAEIVGLSPRTVDNEWRFARAWIFGQLAEEAPAAGRADRQVK comes from the coding sequence GTGGATGCTCGACAAGGCCAGATCACGTCACTGTTGGCCGCGGTGCGTAACGGGAATTCCGCAGCACGGGAGGAGCTTTGGCACACCGTGTACGCGGAACTCCACCAGATCGCGCAGGCCCGCCTGTCACGGGAGGTTCGGCACCCCGATCTTCAGACGACGGTACTGGTTCAGGAGGCGTACCTGCGGTTGGCAGGTAGCAACGGAACCGTGCTCCCGGAGGACCGCCGGCAACTGCATGCTTTTGCGGCGAATGCAATGCGCCAATTTCTCATCGATCACGCACGTAAACGTAGAGCCCTGAAGCGCGGTGGAGGCCGCGTTGCCCTTGGCGCGATGGAGGCCGTTGAGGCCCCGGGTGATCCGGCCGACATTCTGGCCGTGGACGAGGTGCTGGAGCAGCTCCGGCGCAACGACCCGCGCAAAGCCGAGATTGTGCAACTCCGTTTCTACGGAGGGTTGCAGATCGACGAGATTGCGGAAATCGTCGGCCTCTCGCCGCGTACGGTTGACAACGAGTGGCGCTTCGCACGAGCGTGGATCTTCGGTCAACTGGCCGAGGAGGCACCCGCAGCTGGCCGCGCGGATCGGCAGGTAAAGTGA
- a CDS encoding RluA family pseudouridine synthase, giving the protein MSAESEDILERPVPIDDDSAERVTLHVRRKLPGRRLDKYLHGRFPRLSRTTIQRLIKQGAITVNGAPTKASYEMAGGDVVDLVMPAPEAREVIPEDIPLEIVYEDEHLIALNKQAGIICHPARAEQTGTLVNALAFYAHTLSHGEDPFRPGIVHRLDKNTTGIMLVAKTDEAHWRLALQFERRTTQKTYVAIVHGDPNLDSDTIDAPIGVHQVVREKFAVFLRENKIDITKDAVTTYEVLERFGTYTLMKLMPKTGRTHQLRVHMSHLGHPIIGDTLYGGRVVSAYDLSGGAEADRTPLFMHQALHAWRIAFRHPIEENPMELEAPFSAPLKRAVQLLRAGRPV; this is encoded by the coding sequence GTGAGCGCCGAGTCCGAGGACATCCTTGAGCGCCCGGTCCCCATCGATGACGACTCGGCTGAGCGCGTGACCTTGCATGTGCGCCGCAAGCTTCCCGGCCGGCGGCTTGACAAGTATTTGCACGGGCGTTTTCCGCGGCTGTCCCGCACCACGATTCAGCGCCTGATCAAGCAGGGGGCGATCACCGTGAACGGCGCGCCGACCAAGGCGAGCTATGAGATGGCCGGCGGTGATGTCGTTGACCTCGTCATGCCCGCGCCCGAAGCCCGCGAGGTGATCCCCGAGGACATCCCGCTGGAGATCGTCTATGAGGACGAGCACCTCATCGCACTGAACAAACAGGCGGGCATCATCTGCCACCCGGCCCGGGCCGAGCAGACCGGCACGCTGGTCAACGCGCTGGCTTTCTACGCCCATACACTGAGCCACGGGGAGGATCCGTTCCGTCCGGGGATCGTCCATCGTCTCGACAAAAACACGACGGGTATCATGCTGGTTGCCAAGACGGATGAAGCCCACTGGCGGCTTGCGTTGCAATTCGAGCGTCGCACGACGCAAAAAACCTACGTTGCAATCGTGCATGGTGACCCGAATCTCGACAGTGACACGATCGACGCCCCCATTGGAGTCCACCAGGTCGTCCGCGAAAAGTTTGCCGTCTTCCTCCGCGAGAACAAGATCGACATCACCAAGGACGCCGTTACGACCTACGAGGTGCTGGAGCGTTTCGGCACTTATACGCTCATGAAGTTGATGCCAAAGACCGGCCGGACGCACCAGCTTCGCGTGCATATGTCACACCTCGGCCACCCCATCATCGGCGATACGCTTTACGGTGGCCGGGTTGTCAGCGCTTACGACCTATCCGGCGGAGCTGAGGCCGACCGGACCCCGCTGTTCATGCACCAGGCCCTGCACGCCTGGCGGATTGCATTTCGGCACCCGATCGAGGAAAACCCCATGGAACTGGAGGCGCCGTTCAGTGCGCCGCTGAAGCGCGCAGTGCAGCTCTTGCGGGCTGGGCGACCAGTATAA
- the lpxA gene encoding acyl-ACP--UDP-N-acetylglucosamine O-acyltransferase → MIHPTAYVDPQAELGRDVEVGAFSYVGPGVVLGPGCILSPRVTLLGPASFGSGNVFYSGAVLGAAPQDLKYKGGPTGLVVGDDNVFRELVTVHRGTEVDRLSRGFTRIGDKNLLMVGVHVAHDSEVGSQVLIANAVQIAGHVRIEDRVVIGGASAMHHFVTIGRNAYVGGMTRITHDVPPYMKVLGYDQAVRGANVEGLRRWQFPPESIQCVKRAARVLYARRGERAPLRTADALQAIESDGLMQDEHVRYLVDFLRRKMAVGIFGRVREHYRNDSDQDRAGYYGASADGVSSVG, encoded by the coding sequence ATGATTCATCCCACCGCCTACGTTGATCCGCAGGCCGAACTCGGCCGCGATGTCGAGGTCGGGGCGTTCAGCTACGTCGGACCAGGCGTCGTGCTCGGCCCGGGATGCATCCTCAGTCCGCGTGTCACATTGCTGGGACCCGCCAGCTTCGGTTCCGGAAACGTGTTCTACAGCGGTGCCGTGCTCGGCGCTGCGCCTCAGGATCTCAAGTACAAGGGCGGCCCGACCGGCCTGGTCGTCGGCGACGACAACGTCTTCCGCGAGTTGGTGACCGTGCACCGCGGCACCGAGGTGGATCGGCTGAGCCGGGGCTTCACACGCATCGGGGACAAGAACCTGCTGATGGTGGGCGTGCATGTCGCTCACGACAGCGAGGTGGGCAGCCAGGTTCTGATTGCCAACGCGGTACAGATCGCCGGGCACGTTCGTATCGAGGATCGGGTCGTCATCGGCGGTGCGTCCGCGATGCACCACTTCGTCACGATCGGGCGTAACGCCTACGTCGGCGGGATGACCCGCATTACGCATGACGTCCCGCCGTACATGAAGGTTCTCGGTTACGATCAGGCGGTCCGTGGGGCCAATGTCGAGGGCCTCCGCCGCTGGCAGTTTCCACCAGAGTCAATCCAGTGTGTCAAGCGTGCGGCCCGCGTGCTGTACGCCCGGCGCGGCGAGCGGGCACCGCTCCGCACAGCCGATGCTTTGCAGGCCATCGAGTCCGACGGCCTGATGCAGGACGAACACGTGCGCTACCTGGTCGATTTTCTGCGTCGCAAAATGGCAGTCGGCATCTTCGGGCGCGTACGTGAGCACTATCGCAACGATTCGGACCAGGATCGCGCCGGCTACTACGGCGCTTCCGCGGATGGAGTATCCTCAGTTGGCTGA
- a CDS encoding Gfo/Idh/MocA family oxidoreductase, which produces MAEPLPVAVIGAGHMGRHHVRKYAEMPEVRLVAVIDSNEQRAREMAEPHGARWGTTLTPALGTVAAVTVAVPTIHHLAVSRPLIERGIHVLIEKPLAPSAADAEAIARLAREHRVVVAVGHTERFNPAVRAVARLGLQPKFVETHRISPFTFRSADVGVVFDLMIHDIDIMLDLVRANAQHVDAVGVNVLGPHEDIANARVRCANGAVANLTASRLALKTERKLRVFAENAYVSLDYQKKVGIAVTLDRNLDVLKFARERNIEDLSQMAGLDFGKMVQVEPLEIDDKDPLRTELESFIAAVRTGGRPPVSAEDGVAAVRLAEQLVASIQAHRWDGESGERVGLKADIFGHAAQRS; this is translated from the coding sequence TTGGCTGAGCCCCTTCCAGTCGCCGTGATCGGCGCCGGTCACATGGGCCGTCACCATGTCCGCAAGTACGCCGAGATGCCTGAGGTCCGGCTGGTGGCCGTCATCGACTCCAATGAGCAGCGGGCCCGCGAAATGGCGGAGCCGCACGGCGCTCGCTGGGGGACGACGCTCACGCCCGCACTGGGCACGGTGGCCGCTGTCACCGTGGCTGTGCCGACCATTCACCACCTTGCCGTCAGCCGTCCGCTCATCGAGCGTGGCATCCACGTGCTGATCGAGAAACCGCTGGCACCCAGTGCGGCCGATGCCGAGGCCATCGCCCGGCTGGCGCGTGAGCACCGCGTGGTGGTCGCCGTCGGCCATACGGAGCGCTTCAACCCGGCCGTGCGGGCGGTGGCCCGGTTGGGCTTGCAACCGAAATTCGTCGAAACGCACCGGATCAGCCCGTTCACGTTCCGTTCGGCCGACGTGGGCGTGGTCTTTGACCTGATGATCCACGACATCGACATCATGCTCGACCTGGTGCGCGCGAATGCCCAGCACGTTGATGCGGTTGGGGTAAACGTGCTTGGTCCGCATGAAGACATCGCCAACGCGCGCGTGCGGTGCGCGAACGGGGCGGTCGCCAACCTGACGGCTTCGCGGCTAGCGCTGAAAACCGAGCGGAAGCTGCGGGTCTTCGCCGAGAACGCCTATGTCTCGCTCGACTACCAGAAGAAAGTCGGAATCGCGGTGACGCTCGATCGAAATCTCGACGTGCTGAAGTTCGCGCGCGAGCGGAACATTGAAGACCTGTCGCAAATGGCCGGACTCGATTTTGGCAAGATGGTGCAGGTCGAGCCCCTGGAAATTGACGACAAGGATCCACTGCGCACTGAATTGGAATCATTCATTGCGGCCGTGCGTACCGGCGGTCGCCCGCCGGTGAGTGCCGAGGATGGCGTAGCCGCGGTGCGCCTGGCGGAGCAGCTTGTGGCTTCCATCCAGGCCCACCGCTGGGACGGCGAGTCGGGCGAACGTGTCGGATTGAAAGCGGATATCTTCGGTCACGCCGCCCAGCGGTCCTGA
- the lpxD gene encoding UDP-3-O-(3-hydroxymyristoyl)glucosamine N-acyltransferase has product MTITASLRWTPPRLSAAELAERLAGTLVGNGTVTICSVAPLADAGPDALSWIGDRKYVPKLATTRAGIVLVSAEIEVPPGLTAIRVADPDLALCVVLEALRPPLPVVPVGIDPTATVAGDAVVTDACIGPHVTVSAGAVIGAGTQLHAGVYIGPGVTVGCACVLWPNVVVREYASLGDRVVIHPNATIGADGFGYHQRGGEHRKIPQIGRVVIEDDVEIGAGTCIDRARSGETRIGRGSKIDNLVQIGHNCQIGAHCIIVSQCGLSGSTVLGDYALLAGQAGVADHVRIGSRAVITARAGVMTNVPDGAVFGGQPALDHRDEFRQYAAVRRLPKLVDQVRELTKRVQQLESANNHPA; this is encoded by the coding sequence ATGACGATTACGGCCTCACTCCGCTGGACACCACCGCGGCTCTCGGCGGCCGAACTCGCCGAGCGGCTGGCGGGTACTCTGGTCGGCAACGGAACGGTCACGATCTGTTCCGTCGCGCCGCTGGCCGACGCCGGTCCTGATGCGCTGAGCTGGATTGGCGACCGCAAGTACGTCCCCAAGCTGGCAACCACGCGCGCGGGCATCGTGCTTGTCTCCGCGGAGATCGAGGTTCCGCCGGGGCTTACGGCGATACGTGTGGCCGACCCGGATCTCGCGCTCTGCGTCGTATTGGAAGCCCTGCGGCCACCTTTGCCGGTTGTGCCTGTGGGTATCGATCCGACCGCCACCGTTGCGGGCGATGCCGTAGTAACAGACGCCTGCATCGGCCCGCACGTCACCGTGAGCGCCGGTGCGGTGATCGGCGCGGGCACACAGTTGCATGCGGGTGTGTACATCGGGCCGGGGGTCACGGTTGGGTGTGCTTGTGTTCTCTGGCCGAACGTCGTCGTCCGAGAGTACGCCTCCTTGGGCGACCGGGTCGTGATCCACCCGAACGCGACGATCGGTGCGGACGGTTTCGGCTACCATCAGCGTGGCGGCGAGCACCGCAAGATTCCGCAGATCGGCCGGGTGGTCATCGAGGACGACGTGGAAATCGGCGCGGGCACCTGCATCGACCGTGCGCGCAGTGGTGAAACGCGGATCGGCCGCGGCAGCAAGATTGATAACCTTGTGCAGATTGGGCACAATTGCCAGATCGGAGCCCACTGTATCATCGTCAGCCAGTGTGGGTTGTCGGGCTCGACGGTCCTCGGCGATTACGCGCTGCTCGCCGGGCAGGCCGGGGTCGCCGACCATGTCCGCATCGGCAGCCGGGCCGTGATCACAGCCCGAGCGGGCGTGATGACCAACGTCCCCGACGGCGCGGTCTTTGGTGGCCAGCCGGCGCTAGATCACCGGGACGAGTTCCGGCAGTATGCCGCGGTGCGGCGGCTGCCCAAGCTCGTCGATCAGGTTCGTGAACTCACGAAACGCGTGCAACAGCTTGAATCGGCAAACAACCATCCAGCGTGA
- a CDS encoding OmpH family outer membrane protein: MNRSWWLGIVTGSVVALAVLAGARELGAYQAAGPSGRVAVVDVIRTLNEFQKQKDLVQQVTAQQQALEAENRTRREKIDLLQAEIERLDPQDPTLPPRMRELLAMQVDYKNWAELSQLNLAREFGLWSIQMYRDLIAAVNAIAQAEGYDLVLYRGEFEAISMDPEVVRDQIRGNQVLYSATGINITQQVLDRMNTDYRAQGKVQMVPNP, encoded by the coding sequence ATGAATCGATCATGGTGGCTCGGCATCGTGACGGGAAGTGTCGTGGCCTTGGCGGTGCTGGCCGGCGCGCGGGAGTTAGGCGCTTACCAGGCGGCCGGCCCCAGCGGCCGGGTGGCGGTGGTTGACGTCATCCGCACGCTGAATGAATTCCAGAAACAGAAAGACCTCGTGCAGCAGGTCACCGCGCAGCAGCAGGCACTGGAGGCGGAGAATCGCACGCGTCGCGAAAAGATCGACCTCCTGCAAGCCGAAATTGAACGGCTTGACCCGCAGGACCCGACCTTGCCTCCGCGGATGCGGGAACTGCTGGCGATGCAGGTCGACTACAAGAACTGGGCCGAGCTTTCCCAGCTCAACCTGGCACGTGAGTTCGGCCTCTGGTCCATCCAGATGTACCGGGATCTGATCGCGGCGGTGAACGCGATCGCCCAGGCCGAGGGCTACGATCTCGTATTGTACCGCGGCGAATTTGAAGCGATCTCCATGGATCCCGAAGTCGTCCGGGACCAGATCCGCGGCAACCAGGTGCTCTACTCGGCCACCGGCATCAACATTACCCAGCAGGTGCTCGACCGTATGAACACGGACTACCGCGCCCAGGGCAAAGTGCAGATGGTTCCGAATCCATGA
- the pckA gene encoding phosphoenolpyruvate carboxykinase (ATP), which yields MKYVEIVTPASPHAGEWVSAHTLSNHGLSHLKRVYWNLPTPALVEEAIFRGEGHLVEGGPFVAHTGKHTARAAADKFIVHESSTADKIWWGEYNRPFALDKFNALQGRLLAFLQGEELFVQDCYAGADPEYRMPIRIITDKAWHSHFARNMFIPVATRDAAHEHTPDFTIIAAPSFPCDPRIDGTRSETAILLNFGQRTAIIANSAYAGEIKKSIFTVLNFLLPNQGVLAMHCSANVGDQGDVALFFGLSGTGKTTLSADPRRRLIGDDEHGWSDDGVFNFEGGCYAKVIRLSAESEPQIYAATRQFGTILENVAYDPSSRRIDLDDDSITENTRASYPLEMIPNTVPEKMVRTHPKNVIFLTCDASGVLPPIARLSPAQAMYHFISGYTSKVAGTEIGLGKEPQITFSACFGAVFMVHHPSVYAALLKQKLAKHGATCWLVNTGWTGGAFGVGKRISIRHTRNLLNAVLDGKLAEVEYRRDKLFGFEVPLSCPDVPPEILDPAGSWNSVDEYWNRYDALAARFIDNFKLYAEGCPREVLEAGPQRRH from the coding sequence ATGAAGTATGTCGAGATCGTGACGCCCGCGAGCCCGCATGCCGGGGAATGGGTCAGCGCCCACACCCTCAGCAATCATGGCCTCAGCCACCTCAAGCGCGTCTACTGGAATCTGCCAACGCCCGCACTCGTGGAGGAGGCGATTTTCCGTGGGGAAGGTCACCTCGTCGAGGGCGGCCCGTTCGTGGCGCACACCGGCAAGCACACCGCCCGAGCTGCGGCCGACAAGTTCATCGTCCACGAATCCTCGACCGCGGACAAGATCTGGTGGGGGGAGTACAACCGGCCTTTCGCGCTGGACAAGTTCAATGCGTTGCAGGGCCGCCTGCTGGCATTCCTCCAGGGCGAAGAGTTGTTCGTGCAGGATTGCTATGCCGGGGCCGACCCCGAGTACCGCATGCCGATCCGGATCATCACGGACAAGGCCTGGCACAGCCACTTCGCGCGGAATATGTTCATCCCCGTTGCAACGCGCGATGCCGCGCATGAACACACGCCGGACTTCACGATCATCGCCGCACCGTCCTTTCCGTGCGACCCGCGTATCGACGGCACGCGGAGCGAGACGGCGATCCTGCTCAATTTCGGTCAGCGTACCGCGATCATCGCGAACTCGGCCTACGCGGGCGAAATCAAGAAGAGCATCTTCACCGTGCTCAACTTCCTGCTGCCCAACCAGGGCGTGTTGGCCATGCACTGCTCGGCGAACGTCGGCGACCAGGGTGATGTGGCCCTGTTCTTCGGCCTTTCCGGCACCGGCAAGACCACGCTGTCAGCCGATCCCCGACGACGCCTCATCGGCGACGATGAGCACGGTTGGAGCGACGACGGCGTGTTCAACTTCGAGGGCGGCTGCTACGCCAAGGTAATCCGCCTGTCGGCCGAGAGTGAGCCCCAGATTTATGCCGCCACACGGCAGTTCGGCACCATTCTCGAGAACGTCGCCTACGACCCCTCTTCGCGCCGCATCGACCTCGATGACGACAGCATCACGGAGAACACCAGAGCTTCGTACCCGCTCGAAATGATCCCGAACACCGTACCCGAGAAGATGGTCCGCACGCACCCGAAGAACGTGATTTTCCTGACCTGTGATGCTTCCGGTGTGTTGCCCCCCATCGCCCGACTCAGCCCCGCGCAGGCCATGTACCATTTCATCAGCGGGTACACGTCAAAAGTCGCCGGCACGGAAATCGGGCTCGGCAAAGAGCCACAGATTACGTTCAGCGCCTGTTTCGGGGCGGTTTTCATGGTGCATCACCCGTCCGTGTACGCAGCCCTGCTGAAGCAGAAACTCGCCAAACACGGCGCAACATGCTGGTTGGTGAATACCGGGTGGACCGGGGGCGCGTTCGGCGTCGGCAAGCGCATCAGCATCCGGCACACGCGTAACCTGTTGAACGCCGTGCTGGACGGTAAGCTCGCGGAGGTGGAGTATCGACGTGACAAGCTCTTCGGCTTCGAGGTGCCGCTGAGCTGCCCGGATGTACCGCCGGAGATTCTTGACCCGGCCGGTAGTTGGAACAGTGTCGATGAGTACTGGAACCGGTACGACGCACTCGCAGCGCGTTTCATCGACAACTTCAAGCTGTATGCCGAGGGCTGTCCGCGCGAGGTACTGGAGGCCGGGCCACAGCGGCGCCACTAG